In the genome of Fusarium fujikuroi IMI 58289 draft genome, chromosome FFUJ_chr02, one region contains:
- a CDS encoding related to RTM1 protein: MDCNPNYKDAVWAFYRFVPSKEANIVFVVLFAITTLLHVFQLWRTKTWYLIPLVLGGVCEVIGYIGRVLNTNEEPGCWTMGPYIMQSVLILIAPALFAASIYMILGRIILLTEGEHHSLIRRKWLTKIFVFGDVASFMLQSSGGGLMAIADLSKMGEKIIVGGLFVQLFFFGCFIIVSAVFHIRMHRDPTPRSLESRVRWQTYLTTLYVTGILIWVRSLFRVVEFIEGNDGHLMRSEVWVFVFDGMLMLLVLVWMNWFHPGEIGLLIRGERSITNGLELVKMGGGSGRKRLDTMESLSSEHNV; encoded by the exons ATGGACTGCAACCCCAACTACAAGGATGCCGTCTGGGCATTCTATCGATTTGTACCGTCAAAAGAGGCAAACATTGTGTTTGTAGTTCTCTTCGCGATAACGACGCTCCTCCATGTCTTTCAACTCTGGCGAACAAAAACATGGTATTTAATCCCATTAGTTTTGGGCGGAGTCT GCGAGGTTATCGGATATATCGGGCGGGTTTTGAACACAAACGAAGAGCCGGGGTGCTGGACGATGGGACCCTACATCATGCAGAGTGTCTTGATTCTCATCGCGCCTGCGCTCTTTGCCGCGTCGATTTACATGATCTTGGGAAGAATTATTCTCTTGACGGAGGGTGAACACCACTCGTTGATCCGACGGAAGTGGCTCACCAAGATCTTTGTATTTGGAGATGTTGCATCGTTTATGCTCCAATCATCAG GGGGCGGACTCATGGCTATTGCAGATCTCAGCAAAATGGGCGAAAAAATCATCGTTGGAGGTCTTTTCgtccagctcttcttctttggctgcttcatcatcgtaAGCGCGGTGTTCCACATTCGAATGCATCGAGACCCCACCCCGAGATCCTTAGAATCTCGCGTAAGGTGGCAGACATATCTCACGACACTCTACGTCACAGGAATTCTGATCTGGGTGAGGAGTTTGTTCAGGGTGGTCGAGTTCATCGAAGGAAATGATGGGCACTTGATGCGCAGCGAGGTTTGGGTATTTGTGTTTGATGGcatgctgatgctgctggtgttggtatGGATGAATTGGTTCCATCCTGGCGAGATCGGACTCCTGATCAGGGGAGAGAGAAGCATCACGAACGGACTCGAGCTGGTCAAGATGGGAGGAGGATCGGGGAGAAAGAGGCTCGATACCATGGAGAGCCTATCGTCTGAACACAATGTTTGA
- a CDS encoding related to cytochrome P450, which translates to MTVLGDILTEVTFTRVFLFGSLFLLVSFIVDLLTQPRYPSEIPVLGHSSEKWFSRIRNSLAYFTQHQAWIGEGYEKYGKNGLPFIAPAPISRPPDVILPRSQIAWMMDQPDRILSASHAHDKILYSEYNFLGKDLAAEPFANRVMHKYLARNLSSAIPAVEDEVSGAVEHALETMMKAAAEKDPKNVDGEGYTKVNLWDLWLAIVPRVTNRLLVGNPACQNPDILKPMVSFTDNVVMNSFLLHGFPQVLHPIIGRLITIPNYLHWRKASRVLLPIIEQRLKDMQRQEAGDPEMKNYTPPEDFITWDIRLAMAEKKPFELNPVVISKRLLPINFAAIHTTVLTGQSWMLDFLSSPPSVLETLRNEILEHKPSEGHWTKQALSSLVRVDSSIRESQRVSNFAANLIERQVIAPEGLHHPDYGWTLPRGAFVTVNLQGTHHDDEIYEDAMSYDPWRYSRVREEWEAKSAEEKQEREEEAKKIRGLGMVTTSDAHLAFGHGRHACPGRFFVAHELKLIMAAFLLNYDIKTLEKRPKPQWMGATIIPPLDACIEIRRKKST; encoded by the exons ATGACTGTCCTGGGCGACATATTGACTGAAGTTACCTTCACTCGCGTCTTTCTCTTCGgctctctcttcttgctcGTATCGTTCATTGTCGATTTGCTCACTCAACCGCGTTATCCTTCTGAAATTCCAGTTCTTGGTCACAGCTCAGAGAAATGGTTCTCTAGAATCAGGAATAGTCTCGCCTACTTCACCCAACACCAAGCCTGGATTGGCGAAGGCTACGAAAAG TATGGCAAAAATGGCCTTCCATTTATTGCCCCAGCGCCTATATCGCGACCTCCAGACGTCATCCTTCCCCGTTCTCAAATCGCCTGGATGATGGACCAGCCCGATCGAATCCTCTCAGCATCCCACGCCCACGACAAGATCCTCTACTCAGAGTATAACTTCCTCGGAAAAGATCTCGCCGCGGAGCCCTTTGCGAACCGCGTTATGCACAAGTATCTCGCCCGTAACTTGTCATCAGCAATACCAGCAGTCGAAGACGAAGTCAGTGGTGCTGTTGAGCATGCGCTAGAGACCATGATGAAAGCAGCTGCTGAGAAAGACCCCAAAAATGTCGACGGTGAAGGCTACACCAAGGTCAATCTCTGGGATCTTTGGCTTGCGATTGTCCCTCGCGTTACGAACCGTCTTCTCGTTGGCAACCCAGCATGTCAAAATCCTGACATCTTGAAGCCGATGGTGAGCTTCACAGACAACGTCGTAATGAACAGCTTCTTGCTACATGGCTTCCCTCAAGTTCTCCATCCGATTATTGGCCGTCTGATCACCATACCAAACTATCTCCATTGGCGCAAAGCATCCCGTGTCCTACTGCCGATCATTGAACAGCGCTTGAAAGATATGCAACGTCAGGAGGCTGGCGATCCTGAGATGAAGAACTACACGCCCCCAGAGGACTTCATCACTTGGGATATTCGTCTTGCGatggcagagaagaaacCCTTTGAGCTTAATCCCGTTGTCATCTCTAAGCGGCTCTTACCGATCAACTTTGCTGCTATCCATACAACCGTCTTGACAGGTCAATCTTGGATGCTGGACTTTCTGTCTTCTCCACCATCGGTTCTTGAAACACTGCGCAACGAGATCCTCGAACACAAGCCGTCTGAAGGCCACTGGACGAAACAGGCCCTTTCTTCTCTCGTTCGCGTCGACTCATCCATCCGCGAGTCCCAGCGTGTAAGTAACTTTGCCGCCAACCTCATCGAGCGACAGGTTATTGCACCAGAAGGTCTGCATCACCCTGACTATGGATGGACTTTGCCGCGCGGGGCATTCGTGACGGTCAACTTGCAAGGAACGCACCACGACGACGAGATTTATGAGGACGCCATGAGCTATGATCCCTGGCGATACTCACGAGTCCGTGAAGAGTGGGAGGCCAAGTcggctgaggagaagcaagaaagggaggaagaggctaAGAAGATAAGAGGATTGGGAATGGTGACAACTAGTGATGCTCATTTGGCTTTTGGTCACGGCCGACATGCTTG TCCTGGCAGATTCTTCGTTGCTCAtgagctcaagctcatcatggctgcatTCCTTCTCAACTATGACATCAAAACACTCGAGAAACGACCAAAGCCCCAATGGATGGGCGCCACTATCATTCCTCCCTTGGACGCATGCATCGAAATTCGACGAAAGAAATCAACATGA
- a CDS encoding related to mannose-6-phosphate isomerase, whose amino-acid sequence MSTPAAPFYQLRCGCNQYPWGKQGSNSLSARLCEKTPGWDGNGKKNFKIDEDKPYAEMWMGTYPVLPSYIASTGEDLQDVLDRYPKELLGEKITSKFGHSKLPYLPKVLSIAKALPLQVHPNKEFSSKKHKEDPDSFTDGNHKPEIALALSEFEAFCGFKPVEAIVDILRQKPLRHFLVAGGATVADEKLSQEGLKQVVKTILTSSDEDIKKAFQAIRELPDSAFTGLNSAIPQVAKKLEKNFPANDPGNLVGLLCMNYMLLQPGEVIFIPAGGIHAYIQGDIIECMARSDNVLNTGFCPKAERDNIDEFCSVLNWEPTTKSQTTLPPETYPGSKKGKTQLFKPPTSEFNVLATDLKPGDREALSEGGPKIMLATRGSASVKANDQSFELSEGHVYFIAQGVKLDITAGSGGLLLHTAVAE is encoded by the coding sequence ATGTCGACACCAGCAGCTCCCTTCTATCAGCTCCGTTGCGGCTGCAACCAATACCCATGGGGTAAACAAGGTTCTAACTCTCTATCTGCACGACTCTGTGAAAAGACGCcgggatgggatgggaatggaaagaagaacttCAAGATTGACGAGGACAAGCCATATGCTGAGATGTGGATGGGCACATACCCCGTGCTGCCATCCTATATTGCTAGCACGGGCGAAGATCTCCAAGACGTTCTGGACCGATACCCTAAGGAACTGTTGGGGGAGAAAATCACTTCGAAGTTTGGACACAGCAAGCTTCCGTACCTTCCCAAGGTTCTCTCTATTGCGAAAGCATTGCCATTGCAGGTCCATCCTAACAAGGAGTTTTCGAGTAAGAAGCACAAGGAGGACCCAGACTCATTCACGGATGGCAACCACAAGCCAGAAATCGCCCTCGCATTGTCCGAGTTTGAGGCTTTTTGTGGCTTCAAACCTGTTGAGGCTATCGTGGATATCTTACGCCAGAAGCCTTTGAGACACTTCCTTGTCGCCGGTGGCGCAACTGTCGCGGATGAGAAGCTCAGTCAAGAAGGATTGAAGCAGGTCGTTAAAACTATTTTAACATCATCTGACGAAGACATCAAGAAGGCTTTTCAGGCAATCCGGGAACTCCCCGACTCTGCCTTTACGGGACTTAACTCAGCCATTCCACAGGTTGCCAAGAAACTCGAGAAGAATTTCCCAGCAAACGACCCTGGTAATCTGGTCGGACTGTTGTGTATGAACTACATGCTTCTCCAACCGGGCgaggtcatcttcatcccagCAGGCGGGATTCATGCCTACATCCAGGGCGATATCATTGAATGCATGGCACGTTCTGACAATGTTCTCAATACTGGATTTTGCCCCAAGGCCGAGCGAGACAATATCGACGAGTTCTGCTCAGTGCTTAACTGGGAGCCCACGACCAAGTCACAGACGACACTGCCACCAGAAACTTACCCTGGAAGTAAAAAGGGCAAGACCCAGCTTTTCAAACCACCTACCAGCGAATTCAACGTGCTTGCGACTGATCTGAAGCCTGGTGACCGTGAGGCATTGAGTGAAGGTGGTCCCAAGATTATGCTTGCTACACGTGGAAGCGCAAGTGTAAAGGCAAATGATCAGTCGTTTGAGCTGTCCGAGGGCCATGTGTATTTCATCGCTCAAGGAGTGAAGCTGGATATCACTGCTGGCAGTGGTGGTCTGTTGCTGCATACTGCGGTTGCAGAATGA